In a single window of the Rhodoferax saidenbachensis genome:
- a CDS encoding aldehyde dehydrogenase family protein — protein sequence MAIYAAPGAAGAKITYKTQYNNFIGGKFVPPVKGQYFDVITPVSGKVYTQAARSTAEDIELALDAAHAASDAWGKTDAATRSNILLKIADRIEQNLELLAYAETVDNGKAIRETLNADIPLTVDHFRYFAGCVRAQEGALSNIDENTVAYHIQEPLGVVGQIIPWNFPILMAAWKLAPAIGAGNCVVLKPAESTPISILILAELIADLLPPGVLNIVNGYGREAGMPLATSKRIAKIAFTGSTTTGRVIAQAAANNLIPATLELGGKSPNVFFADIMDKDDAFLDKAVEGLVLFAFNQGEVCTCPSRALIQESIYDKFMERVLKRIAAIKHMNPLDTDSMMGAQASKEQLTKILSYLDLGKQEGAEVLIGGGQAHLGGDLEGGYYVQPTLFKGHNKMRIFQEEIFGPVLAVTTFKDEAEALAIANDTLYGLGAGVWSRNGNVAYRMGRAIKAGRVWTNCYHAYPAHAAFGGYKESGIGRETHKMMLDHYQQTKNLLVSYSENKLGFF from the coding sequence ATGGCTATTTACGCAGCACCCGGCGCGGCCGGCGCCAAGATCACCTACAAGACCCAGTACAACAACTTCATCGGCGGCAAATTCGTACCACCGGTCAAGGGCCAGTACTTTGACGTCATCACGCCCGTCAGCGGCAAGGTCTACACCCAGGCCGCGCGCTCCACCGCCGAAGACATCGAGCTGGCACTGGACGCTGCCCATGCCGCATCGGACGCCTGGGGCAAGACCGATGCCGCCACACGCAGCAATATCCTGCTGAAGATTGCCGACCGCATCGAGCAAAACCTGGAGCTGCTGGCCTACGCCGAGACCGTGGACAACGGCAAGGCGATCCGCGAAACACTGAACGCCGACATCCCGCTCACCGTGGACCACTTCCGCTACTTTGCAGGCTGCGTGCGTGCGCAAGAAGGCGCGCTCTCCAACATCGACGAGAACACGGTGGCGTACCACATCCAGGAACCGCTGGGCGTGGTGGGTCAGATCATCCCGTGGAACTTCCCCATCCTGATGGCCGCCTGGAAACTGGCGCCCGCCATTGGCGCCGGTAACTGCGTGGTGCTCAAGCCCGCAGAAAGCACGCCGATCTCTATTTTGATTTTGGCCGAGCTGATTGCCGACCTGCTGCCACCGGGCGTTCTCAACATCGTCAACGGCTACGGCCGCGAAGCCGGTATGCCGCTGGCAACCTCCAAGCGCATCGCCAAGATCGCCTTCACCGGCTCCACCACCACGGGCCGCGTGATTGCGCAGGCCGCCGCCAACAACCTGATTCCCGCCACGCTGGAGTTGGGCGGCAAGAGCCCCAACGTGTTCTTTGCCGACATCATGGACAAGGACGATGCGTTCTTGGATAAAGCCGTTGAAGGCCTGGTGTTGTTCGCGTTCAACCAGGGCGAGGTTTGCACCTGCCCATCGCGTGCGTTGATCCAGGAGTCGATCTACGACAAATTCATGGAACGTGTGTTGAAGCGCATCGCCGCTATCAAGCACATGAACCCGCTGGACACCGACAGCATGATGGGCGCGCAGGCCAGCAAAGAGCAACTCACCAAGATCCTCTCCTACTTGGACCTAGGCAAGCAGGAGGGCGCGGAAGTGCTCATTGGCGGCGGTCAAGCCCATTTGGGTGGCGATCTGGAAGGCGGCTACTACGTGCAACCGACGCTGTTCAAGGGCCACAACAAGATGCGCATCTTCCAGGAAGAAATCTTTGGCCCCGTGCTGGCCGTGACCACGTTCAAGGACGAGGCCGAGGCGCTGGCCATTGCCAATGACACGCTGTACGGCCTGGGCGCCGGCGTATGGAGTCGCAACGGCAACGTGGCTTACCGCATGGGCCGTGCCATCAAAGCCGGCCGCGTGTGGACAAATTGCTACCACGCCTACCCTGCGCACGCAGCCTTCGGTGGTTACAAAGAATCCGGCATCGGCCGCGAAACCCACAAGATGATGCTGGACCATTACCAGCAGACCAAGAACTTGCTGGTGTCGTACTCGGAAAACAAGCTGGGCTTCTTCTAA
- a CDS encoding DUF779 domain-containing protein, which yields MVDKVIATPAALELVAFLKIKHGPDLMFHQSGGCCDNSAANCYLPGEITMGAGDVYLGDIGGSPFYIGIGQYEYWKHTQLIIDVIEGHGGTFSLEGPEGKAFHTRSRVFTDAELAELGIEKPAA from the coding sequence ATGGTCGACAAAGTCATCGCCACCCCCGCCGCCCTAGAGCTCGTGGCCTTCCTCAAAATCAAACACGGCCCCGATTTGATGTTCCACCAGAGTGGGGGCTGCTGCGACAACAGCGCTGCCAACTGCTACCTGCCCGGCGAAATCACCATGGGTGCGGGCGACGTGTACCTGGGCGACATCGGCGGCAGCCCGTTCTATATCGGCATTGGCCAGTACGAATACTGGAAACACACGCAGCTCATCATCGACGTCATCGAAGGCCACGGTGGCACCTTTTCGCTGGAGGGCCCCGAAGGCAAGGCCTTCCACACCCGCTCACGCGTGTTCACTGATGCAGAACTGGCCGAGCTGGGGATTGAAAAGCCCGCGGCTTGA
- a CDS encoding SDR family oxidoreductase → MDLGIAGRKALVFGASRGLGRACALELAREGVDVVIAARNPVTLEQAAAELSVEAGHTVRWVSADITTEAGRDAALLACPAPDILINNADGFPPGDFREWTPAIWHQAVDAMMIGPIEMMRRSVDGMIDRRFGRIVNIVSRSVKTPQLELGLSNGARSGLVGFVAGLARQTVRHNVTINNLLPGVFATDAQRQHILGMVESSGKSFEQLWHERGTQNPAGRYGEAHELGALCGFICSARASYITGQNFLIDGGAYPGTF, encoded by the coding sequence ATGGACTTGGGTATCGCGGGGCGCAAGGCGCTTGTTTTTGGTGCGAGCCGGGGCTTGGGCAGGGCCTGTGCCCTCGAACTCGCGCGCGAAGGTGTCGACGTGGTGATCGCGGCGCGGAATCCTGTAACGCTGGAACAGGCCGCCGCCGAGCTGTCTGTCGAAGCGGGGCACACAGTCCGCTGGGTGTCGGCAGACATCACGACAGAAGCCGGGCGCGATGCCGCCCTGTTGGCCTGTCCCGCCCCTGACATCCTGATCAATAACGCCGATGGATTCCCTCCAGGAGACTTCCGGGAGTGGACGCCCGCCATATGGCATCAAGCGGTGGACGCGATGATGATTGGTCCCATCGAGATGATGCGTCGCTCGGTGGACGGCATGATCGATCGCCGCTTCGGCCGCATCGTGAACATCGTCTCGCGCAGCGTGAAAACCCCGCAGCTTGAACTGGGCCTGTCCAACGGTGCCCGCTCGGGGTTGGTCGGGTTTGTTGCCGGGCTGGCCCGCCAGACGGTGCGCCACAACGTCACGATCAACAACCTGCTTCCTGGCGTCTTCGCCACTGACGCCCAGCGCCAGCACATCTTGGGCATGGTGGAGAGCTCCGGCAAATCCTTTGAGCAGCTGTGGCATGAACGCGGAACACAAAACCCCGCAGGCCGTTATGGCGAAGCCCATGAACTCGGTGCGTTATGCGGTTTCATCTGCTCGGCACGTGCCAGCTACATCACCGGGCAAAACTTCCTGATCGATGGAGGCGCCTACCCCGGCACCTTCTAG
- a CDS encoding EAL and HDOD domain-containing protein, giving the protein MSTLPLARPIQLIARQAIVDTQHTVVAYALYDRSTAHHLHDTGSDIAMLFNAMADTSNALGVQSKTLFINRTHQSLLGDHLDLTNPGKLVIEVDPVPGHAPEAIATLHTTLADLHRRGFKLAFNHTVVAPAYKEWQPLAHYVKLDMQAVPADMHKPLATAIKARTSAVLVAEKIETADQLASALALGAQRLQGYWIDRPEVVKTKIATPAHTNVLQLFNLVREQAEIEDIEALLKRDALLGFNLLRLINSAGFGLSQEVTSFRHAVMLIGMQRLQRWTALILTATRSGDATAIIGTTAVVRGRMMELLGKDRLTPEECESAFVAGLFSLLDDLLALPMDEALQLLTLPAPVVDAIQHGTGTLGRMLALTKAAENYDDVSFASLATELGYDSHHINMAHMDALVWADSIGL; this is encoded by the coding sequence ATGAGCACACTGCCCCTCGCACGCCCCATTCAGCTGATCGCCCGCCAAGCGATTGTGGACACGCAACACACCGTGGTGGCCTACGCCCTGTACGACCGCTCCACAGCGCACCATCTGCATGACACGGGCAGCGACATTGCCATGTTGTTCAACGCCATGGCCGACACCAGCAACGCACTGGGCGTACAAAGCAAGACCCTGTTCATCAACCGCACCCACCAAAGCCTGCTGGGCGACCACCTGGACCTGACCAACCCGGGCAAACTGGTGATCGAGGTGGACCCTGTACCCGGCCACGCGCCCGAGGCCATTGCCACGCTGCACACCACGCTGGCAGACCTGCACCGCCGTGGCTTCAAGCTGGCCTTTAACCACACTGTCGTCGCCCCCGCGTACAAAGAGTGGCAGCCGCTGGCCCATTACGTCAAGCTGGACATGCAGGCCGTGCCCGCCGACATGCACAAGCCACTGGCGACCGCCATCAAGGCGCGCACCTCGGCGGTTCTGGTGGCCGAGAAAATTGAAACCGCAGACCAACTCGCCAGCGCCCTGGCGCTGGGCGCGCAGCGCCTGCAGGGCTACTGGATCGACCGCCCCGAAGTCGTCAAGACCAAGATCGCCACCCCGGCCCACACCAATGTGCTGCAGCTTTTCAACCTGGTGCGCGAGCAGGCCGAGATCGAGGACATCGAAGCCCTGCTCAAGCGCGACGCCCTGCTGGGCTTCAACCTGCTGCGCCTGATCAACTCCGCCGGGTTTGGCCTGTCGCAGGAAGTCACCTCGTTCCGCCACGCCGTCATGCTGATTGGCATGCAACGCCTGCAGCGCTGGACCGCCCTCATCCTGACGGCCACCCGCAGCGGCGACGCAACGGCCATCATTGGCACCACCGCTGTCGTGCGGGGCCGCATGATGGAACTGCTGGGCAAGGACCGGCTGACGCCCGAAGAATGTGAAAGCGCTTTTGTCGCGGGCCTGTTTTCGCTCTTGGACGACCTGCTGGCCCTGCCCATGGACGAAGCACTGCAACTGCTGACCCTGCCCGCACCGGTGGTGGATGCCATCCAGCACGGCACGGGCACGCTGGGCCGCATGCTGGCGCTGACCAAGGCCGCCGAGAATTACGACGACGTCAGCTTTGCCAGCCTGGCCACCGAACTGGGCTACGACAGCCACCACATCAACATGGCGCACATGGACGCGCTGGTGTGGGCGGACTCCATCGGTTTATAA
- a CDS encoding 4-hydroxy-tetrahydrodipicolinate synthase family protein, translating to MTREKIEGSFVALITPFNKDGSTDFGAFRSLLKFQEDNGTSAVLIMGSTGEVSMLSQKEREAIIAETSRYKTGKMKFFYGCTGNNTQTTIDYVRFARDNGADGAIIAAPAYICGPEADIEEYFLDVADATDLPLGLYNNPPRVKTDLHWDNLLRIFKHPNYVIHKESTTRVGQVAQVLKARADVSVMCCDSPNLGLVVPTMSLGGHGTANMTGNIAPAELTTISKPWTTPDVSVSFRDAYLGLLPMLHYSYSAINPVAIKSLMKAVGLPAGDLRKPLKNLEGEALLKGLRIVKELELDKKYGWSSPELKAI from the coding sequence ATGACCAGAGAAAAAATCGAGGGCTCCTTCGTTGCCCTGATCACCCCTTTCAACAAAGACGGCAGCACAGATTTCGGCGCTTTTCGCAGCTTGTTGAAGTTCCAGGAGGACAACGGTACGAGCGCTGTCCTGATCATGGGCTCGACGGGTGAAGTTTCCATGCTCTCGCAAAAAGAGCGCGAGGCCATCATCGCCGAGACCAGCCGCTACAAGACCGGCAAGATGAAGTTCTTCTACGGCTGCACCGGCAACAACACACAGACCACCATCGACTACGTGCGTTTCGCCCGCGACAACGGTGCAGACGGCGCCATCATTGCCGCGCCTGCCTACATTTGCGGGCCAGAAGCCGATATCGAGGAGTATTTCCTGGATGTGGCCGATGCCACGGACCTGCCGCTGGGCCTCTACAACAACCCACCGCGCGTCAAGACCGATCTGCACTGGGACAACCTGCTGCGCATCTTCAAGCACCCCAATTACGTGATCCACAAGGAGTCGACCACGCGCGTGGGCCAGGTCGCCCAGGTGCTCAAGGCACGCGCGGACGTGTCGGTGATGTGCTGCGATTCGCCCAACCTCGGCCTTGTTGTACCCACCATGAGCCTGGGTGGCCACGGTACCGCCAACATGACCGGCAACATTGCACCCGCGGAGCTGACCACCATCTCCAAGCCTTGGACCACGCCCGATGTTTCGGTGAGTTTCCGCGATGCCTACCTCGGCCTGTTGCCGATGTTGCATTACTCGTACTCGGCCATCAATCCGGTCGCCATCAAGTCGCTGATGAAGGCCGTTGGCCTGCCCGCGGGTGACCTGCGCAAGCCGCTGAAGAATCTTGAGGGCGAGGCCTTGCTCAAGGGCCTGCGCATCGTCAAGGAGCTCGAACTCGACAAGAAGTATGGCTGGAGCTCGCCTGAACTGAAAGCGATCTGA
- a CDS encoding D-amino acid dehydrogenase, translated as MKVLVLGAGVVGMATAYYLERAGHEVTVVERHAGAADETSYGNAGGLCPSFAGPWAAPGMVSKVLRMMWQADAPIRFRPQWSQHQWRWIVRWLGECNATSFRRNKLRMQRVAHYSLACLRSLADEEGLQDFDFHADGTLWLFRTAQEVSYGRLAAQALDDFGVPWRWLEPHEIDAQQPGLITRSAQVAGALYLPADASGDSHLFTQSLARLLRTRGVALQFNTTVEGFDTEGDRILAVRTSAGRLQADAYVVALGNQAPFLLRPLGLNLPVYPLKGYSISVPLRQDAPDIRAALMDEHNKVMISRLGSRIRAAGMAELGGYGLHADTAQRDMLLRVVRDFIPTGMDESQVELWAGLRPMTPDGPPILGATRWRGLFLNAGHGSNGWTQACGTSRIVADLVSGRTPDIDLEGLTGERFSI; from the coding sequence ATGAAAGTTCTGGTGTTGGGTGCCGGCGTGGTGGGCATGGCCACTGCGTATTACCTGGAGCGTGCAGGCCATGAAGTGACCGTGGTGGAGCGCCATGCTGGCGCAGCCGACGAGACCAGCTACGGCAATGCCGGGGGTTTGTGCCCGAGCTTCGCCGGTCCCTGGGCCGCGCCCGGCATGGTCTCCAAAGTGCTGCGCATGATGTGGCAGGCCGACGCCCCGATCCGTTTTCGCCCGCAGTGGAGCCAGCACCAGTGGCGCTGGATTGTGCGCTGGCTGGGTGAGTGCAATGCAACCAGCTTTCGCCGTAACAAGTTGCGCATGCAGCGCGTGGCCCACTACAGCCTGGCGTGTCTTCGGTCGCTTGCCGACGAGGAAGGGTTGCAGGACTTCGATTTCCACGCCGACGGCACGTTGTGGCTGTTTCGCACCGCGCAGGAAGTGTCTTATGGCCGGCTTGCCGCGCAGGCGCTGGATGATTTTGGTGTGCCCTGGCGCTGGCTGGAGCCACATGAGATTGACGCCCAGCAGCCGGGCCTGATCACGCGCAGCGCCCAGGTCGCCGGTGCCCTCTATCTGCCGGCCGACGCCTCTGGTGACAGCCATCTGTTTACGCAATCCCTTGCGCGCTTGCTGCGCACGCGTGGCGTGGCATTGCAATTCAACACCACGGTTGAAGGGTTTGACACCGAGGGCGACCGCATCCTTGCTGTGCGCACCTCGGCGGGGCGCTTGCAGGCCGATGCTTATGTGGTTGCGCTGGGCAACCAGGCGCCGTTTCTGCTGCGTCCACTGGGGCTCAATCTGCCGGTCTATCCGCTCAAGGGGTACTCGATCAGCGTGCCACTGCGACAAGACGCGCCCGATATCCGGGCCGCGTTAATGGACGAACACAACAAGGTCATGATCTCCCGATTGGGCTCCCGGATTCGCGCTGCTGGCATGGCCGAGCTGGGCGGCTACGGGCTGCATGCCGATACCGCGCAGCGCGACATGCTGTTGCGCGTGGTGCGCGATTTCATTCCCACGGGCATGGACGAAAGCCAGGTGGAGCTCTGGGCGGGTCTGCGGCCCATGACACCCGATGGTCCTCCGATTCTCGGCGCTACCCGTTGGCGCGGCTTGTTCCTCAATGCGGGCCACGGGTCGAACGGCTGGACGCAAGCCTGTGGTACCAGCCGCATCGTCGCGGATCTGGTCAGCGGGCGCACACCCGATATCGATCTGGAAGGCCTGACAGGCGAACGCTTCAGTATTTAG
- a CDS encoding Bug family tripartite tricarboxylate transporter substrate binding protein, whose product MTSIHRRLFALSGVSLAAGLLLAPVAHAAETAWPTAKPITIVVPHAAGGAVDGVARTLAERLSAELKQSVVVDNRPGASGLIGTATVARADPDGYTLYFNASIHAAAPLLYKSQVKFDPIKDFTPIGMVAQGALIFSVNPQVPANTVQELTNLVKANPSKYSFATSGFGSAGHLGIAQFAAEAGLADKGIPIVLYKGAAPALQDLIGGQVHAMMDPFLSSLPQVKGGKLRAIAQTGSTRSPLLPDVPTVKEAGFKDFEFYSWYGIWAPAKLPRPVLKALESATEQAVKSEPFKSKLNGLGFDAVFRNSVDFNKYIISETAKYQTIIEKSNITIE is encoded by the coding sequence ATGACTTCCATTCACCGTCGCCTGTTCGCCCTTTCTGGCGTTTCCCTGGCCGCAGGCCTGCTGCTTGCCCCGGTCGCTCACGCTGCTGAAACGGCCTGGCCCACCGCCAAACCCATCACCATCGTTGTCCCCCACGCAGCTGGCGGAGCCGTCGATGGCGTGGCGCGCACATTGGCCGAGCGTCTGAGTGCGGAACTCAAGCAAAGCGTGGTGGTGGACAACCGTCCCGGCGCTTCGGGCCTGATCGGCACCGCAACCGTCGCGCGCGCCGATCCCGATGGCTACACGCTGTATTTCAATGCCTCGATCCATGCGGCGGCTCCTCTGCTTTACAAGAGCCAGGTGAAATTCGACCCGATCAAGGACTTCACCCCCATCGGCATGGTGGCGCAGGGCGCCTTGATCTTCAGCGTGAACCCGCAGGTGCCTGCCAACACGGTGCAGGAGCTGACCAACCTCGTCAAGGCCAATCCGTCCAAATACAGTTTTGCAACCAGCGGCTTTGGTTCTGCCGGACACCTCGGCATCGCGCAGTTTGCCGCCGAAGCAGGCTTGGCTGACAAGGGCATTCCCATCGTGCTCTACAAGGGCGCTGCACCGGCTTTGCAAGACCTCATTGGCGGCCAGGTGCACGCGATGATGGATCCCTTCCTCTCCTCGCTCCCTCAGGTCAAGGGCGGCAAACTACGTGCCATCGCGCAAACGGGCAGCACACGCAGCCCCTTGTTGCCCGATGTTCCTACCGTCAAGGAAGCCGGCTTCAAGGACTTCGAGTTTTACTCGTGGTATGGCATCTGGGCACCCGCGAAGCTGCCCCGTCCCGTGCTCAAGGCACTTGAAAGCGCGACGGAGCAAGCCGTCAAGTCGGAGCCCTTCAAGTCCAAGCTCAATGGCTTGGGTTTTGACGCCGTCTTCCGCAACTCGGTGGACTTCAACAAGTACATCATCAGCGAGACGGCCAAGTACCAGACCATCATTGAGAAGTCGAATATTACGATTGAGTGA
- a CDS encoding glutathione S-transferase family protein, which yields MIDLYTAATPNGHKASIALEELALPYELKVLDLSKGEQKTPEFLAINPNGRIPAIVDRAEGDFAVFESGAILIYLAEKTGKLLPTDVKGRSRVLQWLMFQMGGIGPMMGQANVFYRYFPEKIQPAIDRYQGESKRLFRVLDGHLKDNEFLASDYSIADIANFAWVRTHRWSGVEVDDLPHLQRWLDAIKERPAVQRGLHAPPSSLELRRDGSEEAKKFAEAARTMVEMGQSKTAGTP from the coding sequence ATGATCGACCTCTACACCGCCGCCACACCCAACGGCCACAAGGCCTCCATCGCGCTCGAAGAGCTGGCGTTGCCTTACGAACTCAAGGTGCTGGACCTGTCCAAGGGCGAGCAGAAGACGCCGGAGTTTCTGGCCATCAACCCAAACGGCCGCATCCCGGCCATCGTGGACCGCGCGGAAGGTGACTTTGCGGTGTTCGAGTCGGGTGCCATCCTGATTTATCTGGCCGAGAAGACCGGCAAGCTTTTGCCCACGGATGTGAAAGGCCGCTCGCGTGTGCTGCAGTGGCTGATGTTCCAGATGGGCGGCATCGGGCCCATGATGGGCCAGGCCAATGTGTTTTACCGCTACTTCCCCGAGAAGATCCAGCCCGCCATCGACCGTTACCAGGGCGAGAGCAAACGCCTGTTCCGCGTGCTGGACGGACACCTCAAAGATAACGAATTTCTGGCCAGTGATTATTCGATTGCCGACATCGCCAACTTCGCTTGGGTGCGCACACACCGCTGGTCGGGCGTGGAGGTAGATGACCTGCCGCACCTGCAGCGCTGGCTCGATGCCATCAAGGAGCGCCCCGCCGTGCAACGCGGCCTGCACGCGCCACCCTCGTCGCTGGAGCTGCGCCGTGATGGCAGCGAAGAGGCGAAGAAGTTTGCCGAAGCGGCCCGCACCATGGTGGAAATGGGCCAGTCCAAAACTGCGGGCACCCCATGA
- a CDS encoding sigma-54-dependent Fis family transcriptional regulator: MRQTSPLLALRQARQQLLDTGHCPDGVVDERLARSWHRSMAAGLAPTGRAATDHATSHSLRQALASSHALLAHSRPVMEYVFEQVRHSQSVVVLADPQGMLMHTLGDPYFVDKAERVALTRGASWHEAHRGTNAIGTALAECSAVEIHGSEHFLERNGFLTCAASPILSATGELMGILDISGDHRNGHAHTLGLVSTAARMIENRLIVAACKRNIRLHLHAQPEGLGSVAEGIIALSDDGWIVGANRVGLALLQLGAGDVGATLLERVLDVRLDDLLSRHKRRPLQPQQLRLHNGRSLFVQLHVDAAAWPAPTASLAVAPAMAATDALAALDTGDARWRSAADKARRVVAKPIPVLIQGESGVGKELFARALHASGPRCAAPFVAINCGAIPESLIESELFGYVAGAFTGARKDGNLGRLREADGGTLFLDEIGDMPLALQTRLLRVLQERTVTPVGAGKAVPVDFALVCATHSKLAEAAERGTFRQDLYYRINGLTVQLPALRERSDFAALTERLLAELSPECEVQLAPELLTPLGSYAWPGNLRQYASVLRTACAMLQGGEDTVGWEHLPDDLVEALTCGAQATQAATALVRVQAPQNLQALSRVAIQQALEAARGNISLAARQLGISRQTLYRKLHTQAPH, from the coding sequence GTGCGACAAACCTCCCCCCTGCTGGCCTTGCGACAGGCCCGCCAACAGTTGCTGGACACCGGCCACTGCCCCGACGGCGTGGTGGACGAGCGTCTGGCCCGCTCCTGGCACCGCAGTATGGCCGCAGGCCTGGCGCCCACCGGCCGCGCCGCCACCGACCATGCCACCAGCCACAGCCTGCGCCAGGCGCTGGCCAGCAGCCATGCTTTGCTGGCCCATTCACGCCCGGTGATGGAGTATGTGTTTGAGCAGGTGCGCCACAGCCAGAGTGTGGTGGTGCTGGCCGACCCGCAGGGCATGCTGATGCATACCCTGGGTGACCCCTATTTTGTGGACAAGGCTGAGCGTGTGGCCCTGACCCGTGGTGCCTCCTGGCACGAAGCGCACCGTGGCACCAATGCCATCGGCACGGCGCTGGCCGAGTGCAGTGCGGTGGAAATCCATGGCTCCGAACACTTCCTGGAGCGCAACGGTTTTCTCACCTGTGCGGCCTCGCCCATCCTGTCTGCCACCGGAGAGCTGATGGGCATTCTGGACATCTCGGGTGACCACCGCAATGGCCATGCCCACACGCTGGGTCTGGTGAGCACGGCGGCCCGCATGATAGAGAACCGGCTCATCGTGGCCGCCTGCAAACGCAACATCCGCCTGCACCTGCATGCCCAGCCCGAGGGCCTGGGCAGTGTGGCCGAGGGCATCATCGCGCTGTCGGATGACGGCTGGATTGTGGGCGCCAACCGCGTGGGGCTGGCACTCTTGCAATTGGGCGCGGGCGACGTGGGCGCCACGCTGCTGGAGCGTGTGCTGGACGTGCGCCTGGACGATCTGCTTTCGCGCCACAAGCGTCGCCCCTTGCAGCCGCAGCAACTGCGCCTGCACAACGGGCGCAGTCTGTTTGTCCAACTACACGTGGACGCAGCGGCCTGGCCCGCACCGACCGCATCGTTGGCCGTGGCTCCGGCAATGGCAGCCACCGACGCATTGGCCGCGCTGGACACGGGTGATGCCCGCTGGCGCAGCGCGGCCGACAAGGCCCGCCGCGTGGTGGCCAAGCCCATCCCTGTGCTGATTCAAGGGGAGTCGGGCGTGGGCAAAGAGCTGTTCGCGCGCGCCCTGCACGCCAGTGGCCCGCGCTGTGCTGCGCCTTTTGTGGCGATCAACTGCGGCGCGATTCCCGAGAGCCTGATCGAGTCCGAGCTGTTTGGTTACGTGGCGGGCGCCTTCACCGGCGCCCGCAAGGACGGCAACCTGGGCCGCCTGCGTGAGGCCGATGGCGGCACGTTGTTTCTGGACGAGATTGGCGACATGCCGCTGGCCCTGCAGACGCGGCTGTTGCGCGTGCTGCAGGAGCGCACCGTCACACCCGTGGGCGCAGGCAAGGCCGTGCCGGTGGACTTTGCGCTGGTGTGCGCCACCCATAGCAAGCTGGCCGAGGCGGCGGAACGCGGTACGTTCCGCCAGGACCTGTACTACCGCATCAATGGCCTCACCGTGCAACTGCCTGCCTTGCGCGAGCGCAGCGATTTCGCCGCGCTGACCGAACGCCTGCTGGCTGAGCTGAGTCCGGAGTGCGAGGTACAACTGGCGCCTGAATTACTCACCCCGCTGGGCAGCTACGCCTGGCCCGGCAACCTGCGCCAGTACGCCAGTGTGCTGCGCACCGCATGCGCCATGCTGCAAGGTGGGGAGGACACGGTGGGTTGGGAGCACCTGCCCGACGATCTGGTGGAGGCGCTGACCTGTGGTGCCCAGGCCACCCAGGCGGCTACCGCGCTGGTCCGTGTGCAGGCACCGCAGAATTTGCAGGCCCTGTCGCGGGTCGCCATCCAGCAGGCGCTGGAGGCGGCGCGTGGAAACATCTCACTGGCAGCGCGCCAGTTGGGCATCAGCCGACAGACGCTGTACCGCAAGCTCCATACGCAGGCCCCCCATTGA
- a CDS encoding glutathione S-transferase family protein has product MKLYTAQRAPSPRRVSMFLVEKNITGLELVFMDLNQGEHRSAYFLTKSPLAKVPALELDDGRVLTETRAICTYLEGLYPEPNLMGVDADERAFIEMADRRVELYLLGGIANSIRHTHPGLAVLEQPQFPDFGRSQGEKVRELAKWFDQLLQQQDWMAGDRFTIADITAFCALEFARGLMKFKPEEVGLHALAAWRERVNTRPSARA; this is encoded by the coding sequence ATGAAGCTCTACACCGCGCAGCGTGCGCCCAGTCCGCGGCGCGTGTCCATGTTTCTGGTCGAGAAAAACATCACCGGTCTGGAGCTGGTGTTCATGGACCTGAACCAGGGCGAGCACCGCAGCGCGTATTTCCTCACCAAAAGCCCTCTGGCCAAAGTGCCTGCACTGGAGCTGGATGACGGCCGTGTGTTGACCGAAACCCGCGCCATCTGCACCTACCTCGAAGGCCTGTACCCCGAGCCCAACCTGATGGGTGTGGACGCCGATGAGCGTGCCTTCATCGAGATGGCAGACCGCCGTGTCGAGCTGTATCTGTTGGGCGGTATCGCCAATTCCATACGCCACACCCACCCAGGCCTCGCCGTGTTGGAGCAGCCGCAGTTCCCCGACTTTGGCCGCTCGCAGGGCGAGAAGGTGCGCGAGCTCGCCAAGTGGTTTGACCAGTTGTTGCAGCAGCAGGACTGGATGGCGGGCGACCGTTTCACCATTGCCGACATCACCGCGTTCTGTGCGCTGGAGTTTGCGCGCGGACTCATGAAGTTCAAGCCCGAAGAGGTGGGCCTGCATGCGCTGGCCGCCTGGCGCGAACGCGTGAACACGCGGCCCAGTGCCCGCGCCTGA